Genomic segment of Strix aluco isolate bStrAlu1 chromosome 8, bStrAlu1.hap1, whole genome shotgun sequence:
AGTCAATGTGCCCATTAAGAGCACAGAGGGACTTGCTTTCCTTGGGAACCCACGTGCTCTATTTTGCTCCATCCCCAGCACTGCAGTTGCTGCTGTCTCTGCCTCCTGCTTTAATATCTCCCCATCCTTGACTGCAAAGGGCTCCAGGAATGAGGGGGAGATGAGCCCTAGCCCTGGTCTCAAAGCGTGAGGACATGGCACCGAGGAAATGATCTCAAACCTGCTGCTGGGGGCTTTGCCCCTAAGGCACCCCCgtccccccagctccccctcaCTGACCTGGTGGTGACCGCCGTGGCTTCTCTGGAGCGGGAGAGCTGGGTGACTCTGGGATCTCAGCTTCAAGAGGGGTTTCTCCCTGTGCCGGATGGGAAGAAGGTGGTGCTGTCAATCCCACCCTTCCTATGGGAGCTAGGGTGCTGCTGCCTCATGGAGTGGCCCCTCCAACCCGCTGTTTTCCCAAGGTCTGTTTGGGGTCTTGAACTGGGGAGGGGTGACTTTGCTACCCCTTATCTCCCCAGCATTGCCAACCCCCTCCAGGGGAGCCATCAACACAGCATCTGCCCTGATTTTGCAGGTCTCTGAGCTCATGTTGAGGTGACCATGAGCCAGAAGAACCAATGAGGGGGAGGGGATTGCAGGTACGGTTCCTGCTGGAAGGCCCAGAACAGGTCGTGGGTGAATGTGTGGGGAtctgccctccccaggacccTATCTCCTCCTGGGCATCCTCACCTGGGTATGCAGCTTGTTCTGGAGCTCCACAGGCTCGAGGTAGTTGCAGGGCACGATCCCTTTCTGTGGGGGAAGGAGACATGAGTGGGGATTGCTTGGCAAGGACGCAACCCACCGCTGGAGGACGCAACCCACCGCTGGAGGACGCAACAGAGCTTGTCCTTGCCCTGCCCTGAATCCAGGAGAGTCCCTGAGGCCTGAAGGTTAGTTGCTGCAAACTGGATGGATTTCACTGGACCCTGTGGCCTAAGCCAGGGTGGATATAAGGGACTTAAGTCAGAAACTCATTTAGTTGCTGATGGCAAGGCTCTACCCTGCAAGTCCTCTGCAGAACCTCACAGCATCTGCCCCCTCCCGCCAAGCACACCGCTGGTACCTTTCCGTTGAACATCACTGTCGCCCAGTTGTCCTTCTCTTTCTTCAGGACAAAGACAATGTTTCCCGGCAGGACCTGCAGCTCCTCGGCAGTCTCAGGGACGAACTCATACAGGACACGGTGCGGCTGCCCTTTGAGGGCGCTGGGTGCGGGAGCAGCAGACGGGTCAGGAAGTTGTTTTACTTTGTAGGGGGACCCAGACCTCTGCCTCCCTGTTTCTACAATCCATACCCCATCCCCCCTGAGTTTTGGGTGCCAGCTGGATGCTCGGCTGTGATGGTGCAGGATGGGGTTGGACGTGGCTGAATGGGTTAGCAGCATTATCCATCCTTCATCCAACTTACCTGAGGATTTCTGGGGTCTTGGGCCTGGGTGGAGGACCAGAGGCCTGCCAACAAGATGCCAGAAGGATAATTATCAGTAATCCGGATGATTTTGGTTTTATAGAAATGTCCTGCAGCCTTCTACCATGCCTACCATCACCCCCGCATGGTTCCTTCCTCCCCGTGCTGGTGTCAGGTCAGATGATTTGAAAGGTTTTCAGCTCTCTGCCACCCTGATGTGTAAAGCAGCTGTCTTAAGTGCCATGAGGAACATCACTGCCTTTGCTCCTTCTGAGGAGCAGTTTCTAAATTCTTCCAGCTGCGCTGGGTTTTCAGAGACACAATCCTGTTGTCACTCATGATTTTGGTTTCAGCTCACAGAGGGCTGAGATCAGGGATTTGAGATCAGCTGGTTTAAACTAAGTTGCGCGTCCCTGTATCTTCCCATTACCATGCTTGTAAAATGCCCTGCTGTCGTCATCATGCTTTATGGTCTCTCCTGCCTAAGTAATTTGTCATCTCTGGTGGATTTTATCAACCCTCTGAAGAAACTGCTTGAAATAGGCCTGACTCCTGTAGTGAGGTGACAACACTTGGCTGCGTTGAGGATAGTGTATTTTATCTTGCGTAACAGTGCTGTAGGCTGCAGTGGCTGCACCTCCCTGCATCCTCTCAAAGCTCCTGTAAAAACTCTCGGGTGCCTTTAGAGATGGTAAGATGCTGCTACATCATCaggaaaatgtcacagaaaatgcAAAGGATTTTGGGAACTGGGAGGAAGATGGAGAACGAAAGCAGAACTGCTCTTGGTTCTCCACTCAAGCTTAGACAGTTGAACCCTGACGAATCTGGCAGGGAGGGTCTGAGACAGCTCCCTGCCAACAGCCGTGACCCCGCAGCAACAGTGGGGGCAGTGGATGTGCCCTCAGGCCACAACTTCCCCATTCAGGGAACCAGCTGAACTTCAATGATAGACGTAGGTGGGTTTGGGCTGCCCTTTCTGATGATGGAGAGAGCAGCTGAGATGCGGGGGCAGTGTCTGCCTCCTCCCTGCGGCAGTAGCAGAAAGTTCACGGTGGTGATGCTGCTGTTTGCTACCCACTGTGAGCTAGAGCCCTCAGCAAGCTGCAGGATGATACCCATCCCCACATCCTCCCGAGCTTCTGCCAAGGATGCTCTTCACCGGTGGTGCCTTACCTGTGGTTGGAGTGGAGCAAATCCTGAAAAATCATCCTTGTCCACCACAGATGCCACCACCTAGAGCCAAAGACAGACAGGTAGTGACTTGGTGCTTGTAGACCTCTTAGACCTCTGATGTCCACCCTCTGTGAGCCAAGTTCCTCACGATGCTTCAGGTTAAGAGGGGCTGTGATATCAGGCTAAGCGTCTTTGACTACAGGCTGAGTGCTTCTGGCACCAAAACTCACCTCTCAGCTGTGGTAAGTTCTCAGCTTTTAGCCTCACTGTTACGTGGTTAGAGTCATTACAACCCAAACATTTCCCTTCATGTTTTAATCACAAATGTTGAAGGGAGCCAAAGTGTCCAACTCAAGCCCTTACCTCCTATAGGTGACTTTAAACATAATTTAGAAAGTTCATAAACGTTTGTGTGCAGGTTCCCCTGATGCTCAAGGAACTGCTTGGCTCTTGGTCATCCCATTTCCCAGTGTCTGAACAGCCAGTGGTTCCCTTTCTGGAGGAGCGTTGCCTCCCAGGACCTGAGCCCAAAGGCGACATCCCAATGGATTTTGCACACTCATGGGAGAAAAGTTTGCTCGCTTGTCCGAGCTGAAAAACCTCCTTCAAATGGAACAGGAGAAAGACTGGAGGTTGATGTGGGTGTCGTGTTAAATAGCTTCTTCCTTGCCCACCTCCCCGCCCCCAAAAAAATCTTGGCTTGAGTTGAAACTCCAGTGGGACCTTTCTGGCTCATTGCTGACTCACTGTCCCTCATGTCTCGCTAAGGATAGAAACTGAAAATAGGTCATGCTTTGCAGAAACATGCTTTTGGCTGCTCTATTCCTTCAGAGTCCCTGTTCCCCAGGAGACCCACTACGTGCCACCCCTCCTTCCACGCCTGAGGGGATCCCTGAGGCACGGACCAGCTCCGTATCTCTGGCTGCCCaccaggcagcagagagcagctcaGAGAGGGGGTGAGACCATGGTCAGCAGCTCTCCTCAGCCCATGGGCTTGGCCTGAATAAATAAGTTAATTCTTTCTTACCATAGCCTTTCCCAGGTAGTCCTTCTTCTCCAGCTGAGCCACTTGCTTTTCGTTTGGTCTAAACAGCTTCCCTGCAGGAATGGCCACCAGTTCACAGAGCTTCTGCTTCTGTAGCACAGAGAAGTCATGGTGCTCTTCAGAGGTGAGAGGAGGGACTGCTTAATGTCCCCTTCCTTCTACCTTCTGGGGTTAAGGTCTCCCTCCGTAAAGTCACAACACCACCGTGATGACCCAACCCCAGTCCTGACATGGTCTTCCCATCCCTGCCTCCCCAGTGACCCAAAGCTCTTCCCGCCAAGTCGTGTCTCGCTATGACACCCACATTTTGCTCAGCCTGCTgtgtttttctcctgctctgctaaAGCCATAGCTAAAAGTTGGTTTCTCTGTCAGTCACTGGGatccctcctccctgctgtgAGCAAACACGGCAGCTGTAAGACCTGCTCCTCCTTACCAGGATGGCTTGCATCGCCCTGTCAATCTTGTTGTGCTGGGGCTCACTCTTCAGGCTCATGGCCAGTGTCAGGTGCTCCTcagctttcttccagtcctccaGAGTGGCATACACCAGCGCAATGTTGTAGAGTATCTGCTGGAGGGATGGGAGCAAGGAAATGAGGTCTTAGAGCAGCCGGACCGTTGCCAGGAGGGCAGGAAAGGAGAGGACAACGTTGTGGTGGCACTGTGCCAGCTCACTTGGTTCTTTGCGAGGCACAAAGAGAGGTTGGCTGTTTTCTCCTTAGATTTCTTGAGCTGGTGAATAGACCTTTGGGATCAAAACTGCTGGTCAGGTCTTTCTCACCTCGCAAGCAAAGAGCCTGTACCGCAACCCCAGGATCTTGTAGTCGATGAGCTGGTTGCCTCGCAGCTGGGCCAGTGCCTCTTTGAAATCCTCAATGGCCTTTTCATGGCTGTGGAGCAGAGGACAAGGGTGTCACCACCTCGTGGTGGCAATCTGCCTGCCTCTAAGTCTTTACTTAAACTTGTGTGAGTTTAGTTGGGTCTCTCCTATTTCCTTGTAGTGTTTTCAGATCCCCCAGGGGGAGGAGAGGTGCTCCAAGGCTGGTGTTAATCCCAAGACTGCACTGCTGATGAACAGGAGCCAGTTTTACCTCGAGGGGTTGCAGTTTGGCTTCTGGGGTACCAACCTGCCTGGGGCCATCCTCAGCCAAAGGCTGGCATCTCCACAAGCAGCAAAAATGACACTTTAAACCCTTCCACTCACTTCTGCCTCCGGTAAAACACGGTCCCCCGCTGGAAATAAGCCACTGCTAGGTGCTTGTCACAGCTGATGCTCCGGGTGAATGCCTGCTTGGAGGTAGGAGTGGggcaaaaagagggaaaaaaagggaagaccTTTAAAAAACTGAGGGTGTAGAGCAGTTGTAGCTGTCCTGCTTTAGCCAAGCAGGGCTTTGTGGGCTATatctccctgcagtgctgggcacTGGGTGGTGGATCCTGTACCAGGCTCCTAATTTTTTTGGAGCTGGAAGCAGCTGCTACCGCTTGCTTGGCCACTTAGTGCCTCTGCAGTCACCTctgggagagagagagggtgaGCAGCAAACCGTGCACCTCTTCTACTGCTCCACCTCTGTGATTTGCCAGGAAAACAGCTTCAGCAGGAACAGCCCAGGGCTGTCACGCTTCATCCCAGCTTTAAAAGGCCCTGAAACCCTTCCCTGAGTCAGACCGTGGCCCTTaattcctcccttccccaccgcATCCGTCTGTCTGGCAGGTCTGCGTGCAAAGTTGCCAGTGCGAGCAGGAGTAGTGACCGTAAGGGCTGCACCTTACCTCCTCCGCCTCGGCCAGCTTCCCCAGGACAAGGTGGATGCAGCCGATGTTAAAGCAGATTTTGGCAGGGGGGTTCTGGACGGCCGTGAAGGCATCCAGGGCTGCCTTCCACTCCTTCCCATCAGCCGCGCACACCCCTTCTTGCCACAGCCGGATCGTCTCCACCAGGGACATGGCGCAGTGGGAGTGAGATGTGGGGTCCCCAGCCGCCTCCTGGGTCTTGCTCCTCTCCTCGTCCTTCCTTGCAGGGCTGCTCGGCCTCCCTCCAGCTCCCTTCTGCCTGTACTTCTGCCTTCCCCGCTGCCTGTGTCGCAAACCTGGCAGGAAGTGGCCTCACTCACGTCAGTGAAACGCGGCCCCAGGGATGGGGAAGTGAGGCAGAGGCTGTTTCTGCTGCAGCGGGTTTCCACACTGCACTGACACCGGTTGCACGCCAGGTCCTCTCTGGCAGCCGCTCCTCACCTCTTTGGGTTCTGCTTCTCTGAGTTTTTCTGGAAGAGCTGTGGATTTTGTTGGCCGGGTGGTTGATCAGGTCAAATTTAGGCTTGCAAAGCCACAGAACAAGCGCTGAGCCCCTTGTGCCCTCCGAAGCGTGGTCTTCGATGGAGGTAACTGCTAAATGCTTCCTGCAGGCACCAGGGAAGGCGAAGTACGGCCCAAGGCACAGCCTGGGAAACCCTCTGTCCTGCCCGTCCCGCGCTGCGTTGCCCCAGTGAGGAGCTCCGCTGCTGGGGGTGTGCAGAGCTGCCCAaggatggggttttggggggcagcAGCTGTGTCGTGCTGAACCCCAGCAACGGTGGTAGCCAATCCTCAGCCCAACATCATTTCTGTCGGGGTGTTTTATAGCCAGTGGTGCATAGCCGGGGTCTGGAACGCCGCTGGGAGGACGGGGGGACGCTGGGCACGTGGCAGCCACGGAGGCGGTGGTGGCAGGGGTCTGACCCGCTGACTCAGAGGGTTTGGAGCTGGGTGCTCCACACGTGGTTTCTAAGTAGTTTCGGAAGTACTTTGCCTCTGCCTCATCTACCAGTGATGCGATGTGTGTTTTGTAAGGGCTTAAAATCTGTCAGCAAGACTTGGCCCTCGTGCGTTTACTCACACTTCCGTGGCAAATTACATAATGCCCACAACAGGAGGGAGGCTGCGGAGGAGGCTTTTGTTTGACTTCTGCTTGGGAAGAAACCCAAGCCGCTGAAGAGCAAGGACTTGGTTTTCAACCAAAAGTAGGACCGAGCACATCCCTGAACCTAAGGGCCTCTTTGGTTCTCAAGTGTGCCCTTGGCATCCCTTTGCACCCAGCCAGCTCTGGTGGGCTTCCTACGGGAGTGTGGGAGAGACCCTCTGAcctccagaaaagcagagggaaatgcaACCAGCCAAAGCAACGCTGAAGGAGGGGAGTAGGAATAACAACATGGTAAGCATGAAAACACACCTCTGATACGctttttctcattcctttgaGGAATGGAAGACCCTGTCTTGTTGGAAATGGTTGACCTCGTTGTAGGGATAATTTTCTGCTCATTTAATTAGCTGCATTGGCACAATGGTAGGGTGAGGTTGGTCCCAAACTGGTAGAAGGGGAGCTGGAGCAGGATGTGAGATCATTCCTGTGACaagtgctgcattttttttttcttgtgtttcacaGAAAGACGGGATCTGACAGGTGCAAGCACAGCAAATGCTCAGAGCAGCTATCCTTCTGCTTGGTTATTTTTAAGGTAACATTCAAGCAATTTGAAAGGTGCGAGGAACACACCCCTTCTAGTAAGAGCAAGTCTCCTGTTCCCCTTTCTCTTACCAAGGTGATTTAGTAGACAAACTTGTTTCTTCTATGATAACATCCAAGAGGAAATGAGTAACAGAGATGGTGGCATCTCCTGTGGGAGATTCTTGGAATCCGGCACAAATGCAGATCACCAAGAGACAGGTAAGAAAGAAATAAGTAGAAATGCCCCAAATCCAGCTAAGGTGCGGGAGTAATTTATAAGTTTGTTCAGCAGCAGTATGCAAGAGTTTGTCATTATTTCTGGGGAGAAGAGACCCCCAAAAAGACTGATCTGGTCACTAGAAAACATTACacatgaggaaagactgagaggcTTGATCTTGTTTGGGAGGAGATCTATAATGCAGGAGAAGCGGGGGAGACTGAGCGTGtccagctcctgccctggagGGCAGGTCTGAGCGCTCCCCCAGCACAGGACCCGAGTTTTCAGCTCACAGCCTCAATGGTGGCGGGGAGCGAGGCCGGAGCCCGCGGTGCCTCTTTGGCCAAGTGATGGATGACTGGGAGCCCGGGGCTTGGCggggctgctgctctgggcagcgGGAGGGCAGCAGTTTCTCTCGGACGTTACAAAAGCAGGATGTGACGGATAAGGGGCCGTTGCCACACGCTCGGGCCAAAGCTGGAGGTGGCGGTGGGAGGTTTGCCAGCGAGCCTCGGAAGCGCTGGGCCTGCCTAGCAGAGCTCTGCAAACGCCGTCCCCCTTCGAGCAGGCCTGATCTGCACGTGGAGTCCTTGAAGGCTTCCTTCTTGTagtaggaaggagaaatgtgttTTGCAAAATCGAAttgttcagggatttttttttttcttccctgcccatctttttctgttttccccttaGAAGCCTGCTGGGCCATATGACTCAAAGGACTGACAGAAGACCAGGAGATGCCTTCCTGCAAATCTTGTGGTACCACCCCCGCATCGGTGCACGTCTTTTAGCACATCTCTGAACGCAAATACAGAAGATGTATACATTTCGTCAATGTTTCCAAATACATCATAGCCTAGCCCACGGGCAAACTGGAGAACCTCAAAGAACCTCTTCTTGTTGCCTTCGTTTATCTAATGCCACCTAGAGGTAGCTGACCTGCTTTGACATGAATTGTTTTGGAACATATATTTCACTTAATGTGGGATTGCagctttttaataatattttttttttttaaatgaggattgATTGGTGTCTTAACCAAATTTGGATGAATGGAAGGAAACAGAGAAGCCAAACACAGTTCCTGGGAGACCTGTAAGGACAGAGCCATGGCTACACGTGCCCAGGAGGCTGAGCCATATGTatgatgtgtgtgtatgtatgtatgtatggttGAAACCCGGGTGTTTTCTGTGGTCTTTGCAGCAAGACTGGGTCTTGCCCTTTGCATGGCCATTGTGCCTACGTTCTTCTGAAGAAGTTAAGCAAGAAAAAGCATCCTAGGAAGGAAGCGGGGGGCACCAAATGGTTGAGGGTAACCACACCGGTCCCTGTCTATGTCGAGGCCATGGGGTGCTGCACCCCCCCACAGGTACCCTGGAGGAGCGCGCAGTGGGGCAAGACAGGCCGGGTGAGGGGGCTCCACTGCCCCACTCAGAGGCtgggctgcctgtgcctgcccacAGGcaccccacggtggacgtggctGCGCACATCTCGGACTGGGGAAAccgagggaggaggaggtgggatggaggggaaaaaaggcttttacTGGAGCTGTGGGTGCATCGGGAATGCTCCGGGCTGGGCTGTCTGAAGGCACTTTCCATCCGCCGTGACtcaggtgaggaagaggagctgccctTCCCAGGGGGGAGGGCTCAACACCAGGCTCCTGCCTGCGCCGGCCCGCCAGAAGTTCAAGCTGAGCGCCTGTGCCATTAGCGATGACGTAGGCACGCACCGTCATCCCACC
This window contains:
- the NCF2 gene encoding neutrophil cytosol factor 2 isoform X1 gives rise to the protein MSLVETIRLWQEGVCAADGKEWKAALDAFTAVQNPPAKICFNIGCIHLVLGKLAEAEEAFTRSISCDKHLAVAYFQRGTVFYRRQNHEKAIEDFKEALAQLRGNQLIDYKILGLRYRLFACEQILYNIALVYATLEDWKKAEEHLTLAMSLKSEPQHNKIDRAMQAILKQKLCELVAIPAGKLFRPNEKQVAQLEKKDYLGKAMVVASVVDKDDFSGFAPLQPQASGPPPRPKTPEILSALKGQPHRVLYEFVPETAEELQVLPGNIVFVLKKEKDNWATVMFNGKKGIVPCNYLEPVELQNKLHTQGETPLEAEIPESPSSPAPEKPRRSPPAYVPATVTQPRDEAKEDEAAVSSPHILKVHYKYTIALQVEPGVSYTELLDLVCKKLELQPKHTQLRYKPAESQALVTLSAENLEAAWSQSKDNCLTVWCDMTEGEGFLPDSKPEESPPQEATVEETGTTQVVAQYDYEATQPEDLEFQAGDVILVLSQVNEDWLEGQCNGKIGIFPSAFVQKSNTKDPEM
- the NCF2 gene encoding neutrophil cytosol factor 2 isoform X2, which gives rise to MSLVETIRLWQEGVCAADGKEWKAALDAFTAVQNPPAKICFNIGCIHLVLGKLAEAEEAFTRSISCDKHLAVAYFQRGTVFYRRQNHEKAIEDFKEALAQLRGNQLIDYKILGLRYRLFACEILYNIALVYATLEDWKKAEEHLTLAMSLKSEPQHNKIDRAMQAILKQKLCELVAIPAGKLFRPNEKQVAQLEKKDYLGKAMVVASVVDKDDFSGFAPLQPQASGPPPRPKTPEILSALKGQPHRVLYEFVPETAEELQVLPGNIVFVLKKEKDNWATVMFNGKKGIVPCNYLEPVELQNKLHTQGETPLEAEIPESPSSPAPEKPRRSPPAYVPATVTQPRDEAKEDEAAVSSPHILKVHYKYTIALQVEPGVSYTELLDLVCKKLELQPKHTQLRYKPAESQALVTLSAENLEAAWSQSKDNCLTVWCDMTEGEGFLPDSKPEESPPQEATVEETGTTQVVAQYDYEATQPEDLEFQAGDVILVLSQVNEDWLEGQCNGKIGIFPSAFVQKSNTKDPEM
- the NCF2 gene encoding neutrophil cytosol factor 2 isoform X3 produces the protein MGRSGRQPWMPSRPSRTPLPKSALTSAASTLSWGSWPRRRSHEKAIEDFKEALAQLRGNQLIDYKILGLRYRLFACEQILYNIALVYATLEDWKKAEEHLTLAMSLKSEPQHNKIDRAMQAILKQKLCELVAIPAGKLFRPNEKQVAQLEKKDYLGKAMVVASVVDKDDFSGFAPLQPQASGPPPRPKTPEILSALKGQPHRVLYEFVPETAEELQVLPGNIVFVLKKEKDNWATVMFNGKKGIVPCNYLEPVELQNKLHTQGETPLEAEIPESPSSPAPEKPRRSPPAYVPATVTQPRDEAKEDEAAVSSPHILKVHYKYTIALQVEPGVSYTELLDLVCKKLELQPKHTQLRYKPAESQALVTLSAENLEAAWSQSKDNCLTVWCDMTEGEGFLPDSKPEESPPQEATVEETGTTQVVAQYDYEATQPEDLEFQAGDVILVLSQVNEDWLEGQCNGKIGIFPSAFVQKSNTKDPEM